One part of the Arabidopsis thaliana chromosome 1 sequence genome encodes these proteins:
- a CDS encoding MIZU-KUSSEI-like protein (Protein of unknown function, DUF617) (Protein of unknown function, DUF617; CONTAINS InterPro DOMAIN/s: Protein of unknown function DUF617, plant (InterPro:IPR006460); BEST Arabidopsis thaliana protein match is: Protein of unknown function, DUF617 (TAIR:AT1G76610.1); Has 257 Blast hits to 256 proteins in 14 species: Archae - 0; Bacteria - 0; Metazoa - 0; Fungi - 0; Plants - 257; Viruses - 0; Other Eukaryotes - 0 (source: NCBI BLink).): MRTMVDLGKQRDHNYHHMQIITTPTSVDCSREFRHRRTLRSLIECMIPYCCTYQQQPYQNDTLSVSSTSSSSSSSDHSSSSQSSSTVSGTFFGHRRGRVSFCLQDAAVGSSPLLLLELAVPTAALAKEMDEEGVLRIALECDRRRSSNSRSSSIFDVPVWSMFCNGRKMGFAVRRKVTENDAVFLRMMQSVSVGAGVVPSEEEDQMLYLRARFERVTGSSDSESFHMMNPGGSYGQELSIFLLRS; this comes from the coding sequence atGAGGACAATGGTTGATTTAGGAAAGCAAAGAGATCATAACTATCACCACATGCAAATCATAACCACTCCTACCTCCGTGGATTGTTCTCGCGAATTCCGTCACCGACGAACACTTCGTTCACTCATCGAATGCATGATTCCATACTGTTGCACTTACCAACAACAACCATACCAAAACGACACCCTTTCAGTCTCTTCCACTTCATCCTCGTCTTCATCCTCAGACCACTCTTCCTCCTCCCAGAGTAGCAGTACCGTAAGTGGAACTTTCTTCGGACACCGTCGTGGCCGAGTCAGCTTCTGCCTTCAAGACGCCGCCGTGGGATCTTCACCGCTGCTCCTCCTCGAGCTAGCTGTTCCTACGGCAGCTTTAGCCAAAGAAATGGACGAGGAAGGTGTTCTACGCATAGCCCTCGAGTGTGACCGTCGTAGAAGCAGCAATAGTCGTTCGTCTTCGATCTTTGATGTTCCTGTTTGGTCTATGTTTTGTAACGGAAGGAAAATGGGATTTGCCGTGAGGAGAAAGGTGACGGAGAACGACGCCGTTTTCTTGAGGATGATGCAGTCTGTGTCAGTCGGAGCCGGAGTGGTGCCGTCGGAAGAGGAGGATCAGATGTTGTATTTGAGGGCTAGGTTTGAGCGAGTTACTGGTTCGAGTGACTCGGAATCGTTTCACATGATGAATCCGGGTGGTAGTTATGGACAAGAGCTTAGTATATTTCTTTTGCGATCGTGA
- a CDS encoding poly polymerase (unknown protein; FUNCTIONS IN: molecular_function unknown; INVOLVED IN: N-terminal protein myristoylation; LOCATED IN: cellular_component unknown; EXPRESSED IN: 24 plant structures; EXPRESSED DURING: 14 growth stages; BEST Arabidopsis thaliana protein match is: unknown protein (TAIR:AT1G76600.1); Has 206 Blast hits to 206 proteins in 13 species: Archae - 0; Bacteria - 0; Metazoa - 0; Fungi - 0; Plants - 206; Viruses - 0; Other Eukaryotes - 0 (source: NCBI BLink).): protein MGICVSFRREDSNSSPTVKIVTVNGDLREYNVPVIASQVLEAESAAAYSSSSSSRPSSYFICDSDSLYYDDFIPAIKSEEPLQADQIYFVLPISKRQSRLTASDMAALAVKASVAIQNSVKKESRRRKKVRISPVMMLTGSNDSVNGNGSETTVKKGRPFVSKTAPVKASSGINRSGSVRNLRRYTSKRAKLAVRSFRLKLSTIYEGSVV, encoded by the coding sequence ATGGGAATCTGTGTGTCGTTTCGTCGGGAAGATTCAAATTCTTCACCGACGGTGAAGATCGTGACGGTTAACGGCGATCTCCGTGAATACAATGTTCCGGTGATAGCATCTCAAGTTTTGGAAGCTGAATCAGCGGCAGCTtattcatcttcgtcttcctctAGACCTTCTTCATATTTCATCTGCGATTCAGATTCTCTCTACTACGACGATTTCATACCGGCGATCAAATCGGAAGAGCCGCTTCAGGCGGACCAGATCTACTTCGTTCTCCCGATTTCTAAACGTCAGAGTCGTTTAACGGCGTCGGATATGGCGGCTCTCGCCGTTAAAGCAAGCGTCGCGATACAAAACTCTGTTAAGAAAGAATCTCGTCGGCGTAAGAAGGTGAGAATCTCTCCGGTTATGATGTTGACGGGGTCTAACGATTCCGTTAACGGAAATGGAAGTGAAACGACAGTTAAAAAGGGACGGCCGTTTGTGAGTAAAACTGCGCCGGTTAAAGCTTCGAGTGGGATAAACCGGTCCGGTTCGGTTCGTAATTTGAGAAGATACACTTCTAAACGAGCTAAGCTGGCGGTTCGATCTTTCAGGCTAAAACTTTCAACCATCTACGAAGGCTCCGTCGTTTAG
- a CDS encoding PLATZ transcription factor family protein (PLATZ transcription factor family protein; FUNCTIONS IN: binding; INVOLVED IN: biological_process unknown; EXPRESSED IN: 21 plant structures; EXPRESSED DURING: 10 growth stages; CONTAINS InterPro DOMAIN/s: Protein of unknown function DUF597 (InterPro:IPR006734); BEST Arabidopsis thaliana protein match is: PLATZ transcription factor family protein (TAIR:AT1G76590.1); Has 30201 Blast hits to 17322 proteins in 780 species: Archae - 12; Bacteria - 1396; Metazoa - 17338; Fungi - 3422; Plants - 5037; Viruses - 0; Other Eukaryotes - 2996 (source: NCBI BLink).) — translation MIRTEEEEDYTSPPWLMPMLRGSYFVPCSIHVDSNKNECNLFCLDCAGNAFCSYCLVKHKDHRVVQIRRSSYHNVVRVNEIQKFIDIACVQTYIINSAKIVFLNERPQPRIGKGVTNTCEICCRSLLDSFRFCSLGCKLGGMRRGDLSLTFSLKGKHGREYLGGSESDEATTPTKMRKTNAFNRLMSGLSISTVRFDDYGPNGDQRSSSSGDEGGFSFSPGTPPIYNHRNSSRRKGVPHRAPF, via the exons ATGAtaagaacagaggaagaagaagactataCAAGTCCACCGTGGCTAATGCCAATGCTACGAGGGAGTTACTTCGTCCCTTGTTCCATCCATGTCgattcaaacaaaaacgaatGCAATTTGTTCTGTCTTGATTGTGCTGGAAATGCCTTTTGCTCTTACTGTTTAGTCAAACATAAAGACCATCGTGTTGTTCAG ATACGAAGATCTTCGTACCATAACGTTGTGAGAGTGAATGAGATACAGAAGTTCATAGACATCGCTTGTGTTCAGACATATATTATCAACAGCGCAAAGATCGTGTTCCTCAATGAAAGACCTCAGCCTAGAATCGGTAAAGGTGTTACAAACACTTGTGAAATCTGTTGCAGAAGTCTCCTTGATTCTTTCAGGTTCTGCTCTCTCGGCTGCAAG CTTGGAGGAATGAGGAGAGGAGATTTATCTCTAACCTTCTCTTTGAAAGGAAAGCATGGGAGAGAGTACCTTGGTGGGTCGGAATCAGATGAAGCTACTACACCGACTAAGATGCGTAAGACCAATGCTTTCAACCGTCTGATGAGTGGTCTCTCGATCTCAACCGTTAGATTCGATGACTACGGTCCCAATGGTGATCAAAGGTCTTCAAGCTCTGGTGATGAAGGTGGTTTTAGTTTCTCTCCGGGAACACCTCCGATCTATAATCACCGGAATTCAAGCAGACGAAAGGGTGTCCCTCACCGTGCTCCGTTCTAA
- a CDS encoding PLATZ transcription factor family protein (PLATZ transcription factor family protein; CONTAINS InterPro DOMAIN/s: Protein of unknown function DUF597 (InterPro:IPR006734); BEST Arabidopsis thaliana protein match is: PLATZ transcription factor family protein (TAIR:AT1G76590.1); Has 403 Blast hits to 403 proteins in 26 species: Archae - 0; Bacteria - 0; Metazoa - 0; Fungi - 0; Plants - 403; Viruses - 0; Other Eukaryotes - 0 (source: NCBI BLink).): protein MGPMIRTEEEEDYTSPPWLMPMLRGSYFVPCSIHVDSNKNECNLFCLDCAGNAFCSYCLVKHKDHRVVQIRRSSYHNVVRVNEIQKFIDIACVQTYIINSAKIVFLNERPQPRIGKGVTNTCEICCRSLLDSFRFCSLGCKLGGMRRGDLSLTFSLKGKHGREYLGGSESDEATTPTKMRKTNAFNRLMSGLSISTVRFDDYGPNGDQRSSSSGDEGGFSFSPGTPPIYNHRNSSRRKGVPHRAPF from the exons ATG GGACCAATGAtaagaacagaggaagaagaagactataCAAGTCCACCGTGGCTAATGCCAATGCTACGAGGGAGTTACTTCGTCCCTTGTTCCATCCATGTCgattcaaacaaaaacgaatGCAATTTGTTCTGTCTTGATTGTGCTGGAAATGCCTTTTGCTCTTACTGTTTAGTCAAACATAAAGACCATCGTGTTGTTCAG ATACGAAGATCTTCGTACCATAACGTTGTGAGAGTGAATGAGATACAGAAGTTCATAGACATCGCTTGTGTTCAGACATATATTATCAACAGCGCAAAGATCGTGTTCCTCAATGAAAGACCTCAGCCTAGAATCGGTAAAGGTGTTACAAACACTTGTGAAATCTGTTGCAGAAGTCTCCTTGATTCTTTCAGGTTCTGCTCTCTCGGCTGCAAG CTTGGAGGAATGAGGAGAGGAGATTTATCTCTAACCTTCTCTTTGAAAGGAAAGCATGGGAGAGAGTACCTTGGTGGGTCGGAATCAGATGAAGCTACTACACCGACTAAGATGCGTAAGACCAATGCTTTCAACCGTCTGATGAGTGGTCTCTCGATCTCAACCGTTAGATTCGATGACTACGGTCCCAATGGTGATCAAAGGTCTTCAAGCTCTGGTGATGAAGGTGGTTTTAGTTTCTCTCCGGGAACACCTCCGATCTATAATCACCGGAATTCAAGCAGACGAAAGGGTGTCCCTCACCGTGCTCCGTTCTAA